A stretch of the Ensifer sp. PDNC004 genome encodes the following:
- the rseP gene encoding RIP metalloprotease RseP, with product MTYLFDALQILTGYVIPFLLVLTLLVFVHEMGHYLVGRWSGIRILAFSIGFGPELVGWTDRHGTRWKLAAIPLGGYVKFYGDEDAASVPDYKRLEALAPEERSQTFLGAKLWKRAATVAAGPIANFILAIAIFAVLFSVYGRQVADPVVARVNENSAAAQAGVVPGDRLISIDSTPVVTFDDVRRYVSVRPEMPISIRIERNGAMLDLSMVPQRTELTDQFGNKMEIGVIGILTDQEAGNFRTVSYGPIEAVGQGVLQSWHVVTGTFDYLSNVVTGRMKADQIGGPIRVAKVSGQMATLGIPFLLNIAAILSVSIGLLNLMPVPVLDGGHLMFYAVEALRGRPVGPAAQDVAYRIGFAMVLMLMVFATWNDISMFFG from the coding sequence ATGACATATCTGTTTGATGCCCTTCAGATTCTGACCGGCTACGTCATCCCATTTCTTCTGGTGCTGACGTTGCTGGTCTTCGTACACGAGATGGGCCACTACCTCGTCGGCCGCTGGTCGGGTATCCGCATCCTCGCTTTTTCGATCGGCTTTGGCCCCGAACTCGTCGGCTGGACCGACCGGCACGGAACGCGGTGGAAACTGGCGGCGATTCCCCTTGGCGGTTACGTCAAGTTCTACGGCGACGAGGATGCGGCGAGCGTGCCGGACTACAAGCGCCTGGAGGCACTGGCGCCGGAAGAGCGCAGCCAGACCTTCCTCGGCGCCAAATTGTGGAAGCGCGCGGCAACGGTCGCTGCCGGTCCGATCGCAAACTTCATTCTCGCCATCGCCATCTTTGCCGTTCTGTTTTCCGTCTACGGGCGTCAGGTCGCCGATCCGGTGGTTGCGCGGGTGAACGAAAACAGTGCGGCTGCGCAGGCCGGCGTCGTGCCTGGAGACCGTCTGATTTCGATCGACAGCACGCCGGTCGTCACCTTCGACGACGTCCGCCGCTATGTCAGCGTCCGTCCGGAAATGCCGATTTCGATTCGTATCGAACGCAACGGCGCGATGCTCGATCTGTCCATGGTGCCGCAGCGCACCGAGCTCACGGACCAGTTCGGCAACAAGATGGAAATCGGCGTCATTGGTATCCTGACCGACCAGGAAGCCGGTAACTTCCGTACGGTCAGCTACGGTCCGATCGAGGCCGTCGGGCAGGGCGTCCTGCAAAGCTGGCATGTCGTCACCGGCACCTTCGACTATCTCTCCAATGTCGTGACCGGGCGGATGAAGGCCGATCAGATCGGTGGACCGATCCGCGTCGCCAAGGTTTCGGGGCAGATGGCGACGCTTGGAATTCCATTTTTGCTGAATATTGCCGCGATCCTGTCTGTTTCCATAGGATTGCTTAACCTCATGCCCGTTCCGGTGCTTGATGGCGGCCACTTGATGTTCTATGCGGTTGAGGCCTTGCGCGGAAGGCCGGTGGGCCCGGCCGCGCAGGATGTCGCCTATCGGATCGGCTTTGCCATGGTGCTGATGCTCATGGTCTTTGCCACCTGGAACGACATATCGATGTTCTTCGGCTAG
- a CDS encoding phosphatidate cytidylyltransferase: MQTELKLRIASGVVLAAVTLAATWFGGLAFQLLSALIALLVYYEWSTITGLQEGDFQGNAVGWLAIVIIAGLIVTGYIGYSLPVLAAFVALTVLWVALQKTSWWLPGGIAYAGLTGISLAALRGADDLGLMATLFVFAVVWATDIFAYFTGRAIGGPKLAPRISPGKTWSGAIGGTICGILAGVAVFMAYFSLQDLRIPIIALVLSVASQVGDLFESFIKRRFGVKDSSRLIPGHGGVMDRVDGLIFACVAALILVMVQYFVSDGRQIAFGSVLYSL; the protein is encoded by the coding sequence ATGCAGACTGAACTCAAGCTTCGTATCGCTTCGGGCGTGGTCCTCGCAGCGGTGACACTGGCGGCGACCTGGTTCGGCGGCTTGGCATTCCAGCTTCTCTCGGCGCTGATTGCGCTGCTGGTGTATTATGAGTGGTCGACGATCACTGGCCTCCAGGAAGGGGATTTCCAGGGCAACGCCGTTGGTTGGCTGGCCATTGTCATCATCGCCGGCCTGATCGTGACCGGATACATCGGCTACAGCCTTCCGGTCCTGGCCGCCTTCGTCGCGCTCACCGTCCTTTGGGTAGCCCTGCAAAAGACCAGTTGGTGGCTTCCGGGCGGCATCGCCTATGCCGGACTGACCGGCATTTCGCTTGCCGCCCTTCGCGGCGCCGACGATCTCGGCCTGATGGCGACGCTGTTCGTCTTCGCCGTCGTCTGGGCGACCGACATCTTCGCCTATTTTACCGGCCGCGCGATTGGGGGACCGAAGCTTGCCCCGCGCATATCGCCCGGCAAGACGTGGTCGGGCGCCATCGGTGGCACAATTTGCGGCATCCTCGCCGGTGTTGCCGTCTTTATGGCTTATTTTTCGCTGCAAGATCTCCGAATTCCGATCATTGCGCTGGTGCTTTCCGTCGCCAGCCAAGTGGGAGACTTGTTCGAATCCTTCATCAAGCGCCGTTTTGGGGTAAAGGATTCCAGCCGTCTCATTCCGGGGCATGGCGGCGTTATGGATCGGGTCGATGGATTGATTTTCGCGTGCGTCGCGGCGTTGATTCTGGTCATGGTTCAGTATTTCGTCAGCGATGGGCGCCAGATCGCTTTCGGATCAGTCCTGTATAGCCTTTGA
- a CDS encoding isoprenyl transferase produces the protein MQNLTSTTVPEHVAIIMDGNGRWANARGLPRTMGHRKGVETVRAAVKTAGELGIRYLTLFAFSSENWSRPAAEVSDLMGLLKTFIRRDLADLHRENVRIRVIGDRSNLRGDILPLLVEAEETTRANTGITLVIAFNYGARDEMTRAMRRLATEVAEGRLRPEDITAERISATLDTSDIPDPDLIIRTSGEERLSNFLLWQGAYSELIFVPELWPDFTRETFLAALEKYACRERRFGGVTEPTLAVGS, from the coding sequence ATGCAAAACCTCACTTCCACGACCGTTCCGGAACATGTTGCCATCATCATGGATGGCAACGGACGTTGGGCGAACGCGCGTGGGCTGCCGCGCACGATGGGGCACCGCAAGGGTGTCGAGACCGTTCGCGCCGCCGTCAAGACGGCGGGCGAGCTGGGGATCCGCTACCTCACGCTTTTTGCCTTTTCCTCGGAAAACTGGAGCAGGCCGGCGGCGGAAGTCAGCGATCTCATGGGGTTGCTCAAGACCTTCATCCGCCGGGATCTTGCCGACCTTCACCGCGAGAATGTGCGCATCCGCGTCATCGGCGACCGCTCCAACCTCAGGGGTGACATTCTACCGTTGCTGGTGGAGGCGGAGGAGACGACGCGGGCAAATACCGGCATCACCCTTGTTATCGCCTTCAACTACGGCGCGCGGGACGAGATGACACGCGCCATGCGCCGTCTGGCGACGGAAGTCGCCGAAGGACGGTTGCGGCCCGAGGACATCACCGCTGAACGTATCTCGGCGACGCTCGACACATCGGACATCCCGGATCCGGACCTGATCATCCGGACCAGTGGCGAAGAGCGTCTCTCGAATTTCCTTCTGTGGCAGGGCGCCTACTCGGAATTGATCTTCGTTCCGGAACTGTGGCCGGACTTTACCCGAGAGACGTTCCTGGCGGCTCTTGAAAAATACGCCTGCCGCGAGCGCCGCTTCGGCGGCGTCACCGAGCCCACGCTGGCGGTTGGTTCCTGA
- the frr gene encoding ribosome recycling factor codes for MSEGVDLKELKRRMDGAISAFKSDIASLRTGRASANVLDPVTVEAYGSRVPLNQVANITVPEPRMLSVSVWDKQMVGAVDRGIRESNLGLNPIIDGQNLRIPLPELNEERRKSLVKVAHDYAEKAKVAVRHVRRDGMDDLKKAEKDGDIGQDISRSQSERVQKMTDETISDIDRLLVEKEKEIMQV; via the coding sequence ATGAGTGAAGGTGTTGACCTGAAGGAACTGAAGCGTCGCATGGATGGCGCCATTTCCGCATTCAAGAGCGATATCGCGTCGCTCCGTACCGGCCGCGCGTCGGCGAACGTTCTCGATCCGGTGACCGTCGAAGCCTATGGCTCGCGCGTGCCGCTCAACCAGGTGGCGAACATCACGGTTCCCGAGCCGCGCATGCTGTCCGTCTCGGTCTGGGACAAGCAGATGGTCGGCGCCGTCGATCGCGGCATTCGCGAATCGAACCTCGGCCTCAATCCGATCATCGACGGTCAGAACCTGCGCATTCCGCTGCCGGAGCTCAACGAAGAGCGCCGCAAGTCGCTCGTCAAAGTGGCACATGACTACGCCGAAAAAGCGAAGGTCGCCGTGCGTCACGTGCGCCGCGATGGCATGGACGACCTGAAAAAAGCCGAAAAGGATGGCGACATCGGCCAGGATATCAGCCGTTCTCAGTCCGAGCGCGTGCAAAAGATGACCGACGAAACGATTTCCGATATCGACCGCTTGCTCGTCGAGAAGGAAAAGGAAATCATGCAGGTCTGA
- the pyrH gene encoding UMP kinase, with the protein MPAEPLYKRVLLKASGEALMGSQGFGIDVAVADRIAADIAEARAMGVEVGVVVGGGNIFRGVAVASKGGDRVTGDHMGMLATVINALALATSLRKLDIDTVVLSAIAMPEICESFSQRATLYHLSLGRVVIFAGGTGNPFFTTDSAAALRAAEMGAQAIFKGTQVDGIYSADPKKDPTATRFDRLTHSEVLEKGLAVMDVAAVALARENAIPIVVFSIHEKGGFAEILTGGGRATIVTDN; encoded by the coding sequence ATGCCGGCCGAGCCACTCTACAAACGCGTTCTACTCAAAGCCTCCGGCGAAGCCCTGATGGGCAGCCAGGGCTTCGGCATCGATGTCGCGGTCGCCGACCGGATCGCCGCAGATATCGCTGAGGCTCGCGCCATGGGCGTCGAAGTGGGCGTGGTTGTCGGTGGCGGCAACATCTTCCGCGGCGTGGCCGTCGCTTCCAAGGGTGGCGACCGGGTGACCGGCGACCACATGGGCATGCTGGCAACCGTGATCAACGCGTTGGCGCTCGCAACGTCGCTGCGCAAGCTCGACATCGACACGGTAGTGCTCTCGGCCATCGCGATGCCGGAAATCTGCGAGAGCTTCTCGCAGCGTGCAACGCTCTACCATCTTTCCCTCGGCCGCGTCGTGATCTTCGCCGGCGGCACCGGCAACCCCTTCTTCACGACCGATTCTGCCGCCGCCCTTCGCGCCGCCGAAATGGGCGCGCAGGCGATCTTCAAGGGCACGCAGGTCGATGGCATCTATTCCGCCGACCCGAAGAAGGATCCGACTGCGACCCGCTTCGACCGCCTGACGCATAGCGAGGTCCTCGAGAAGGGCCTTGCCGTCATGGATGTTGCCGCCGTGGCGCTCGCACGCGAAAATGCCATTCCGATCGTTGTCTTCTCCATTCACGAGAAGGGTGGCTTTGCGGAAATATTGACCGGCGGCGGTCGCGCGACCATCGTCACAGACAACTAA